The Carassius gibelio isolate Cgi1373 ecotype wild population from Czech Republic chromosome B18, carGib1.2-hapl.c, whole genome shotgun sequence sequence TGGTGGAGCAAGTCTCTGTAGCCTTCGTTTTCCAGTTCTCAACCTgccaatgatgatgatgatgatgatgatgattcggAGCATACAGTCATTGTCTCATTCATTCATACTGTTCTCTTTCAGGTAGATGCTTGCACAGATGGGCACTGGTTTCAAGATTCTGTTCTGTAAACTgtctttttatattgtattttaactTGACTGTTTAATTCAGTTAATTACACCACCTTTAATACATAGTTGATATAAACATTTACGTATAAAATGGTCTATATGGTTTTgtataattgaaaataaacatttgtaacaTGTTCAAGGCAACTGCAGTTTGTTCAAtataagaaaacagaaaaatcattAGAAAATACCATTTAGATTGTAATTACATCCTAATCTTGGCGGTTCTCCAAGATGGTTTTGTTGGTAGATAACCAAATGAGTTTGTTGGCGTATTCACCCTAAACCGCTGTTTAATTGGAAATGCTTGACtccacaaacatttttatttctctaaatagCATGTTTCAATACCAAAACAGATGCTCTAATCCAAATAGTACTAAAAGACAGCTGTCAAACAGTCTGGAGCagaataaattaattcaaaatgttaatcaGCAAGTAAACACCACTTTCCTTAAAAATGGCTTTTATTATTTAACTATGAGTGTGTGTTATGTGATTTGGTttcctccatatatatatatatatatatatatatatatatacgtgtgtgtgtgtgcttatttatGGTCTAGTTAGtcattgctatatatataaaactgacattttaTATTAGAACATAAAAGATAAGAAGAAAATGTTACTTTTATATATCTTGACTAGGTAATTATGTCTTTCattccttcttttttttaagtaaatcatAATGTAATCTTATTTCGACAAAAGAGATACCTCTCTCTGATTGGGAAATCCATTAGACTTAATGATGCGTTTGTAGAACTGAACAGAGGCCTTGGGGTAGCGAGGCTTATTTTTGCTCCTGAAGTCCACATAGTACAGGCCGAACCTCTCTGAATAGCCTTCATCCCACTCAAACTTGTCCAGAAGGGACCAAGCGGTGTAGCCCTTTACATTCACTCCATCCCTGATAGCTGCAGgttaaaaacaaatacagtataattgtacacttttttttccataCAACTAAAGTTAATGAGGTCCAATATTGTTTTgtaccccactgacttccatcatatggacaaaaacagtttaaacattcttcaaaagatcCTCAGAAGGAGGCTGGTTACCTTTGAGCATCTCGTTGATGTAACCCTTGTAATACTGTATCCTCCAGTTGTCACACAGTTCTGTGCACATCATCTTCTCCGAGACCCCATTCTCCGTGATAAAGATCATGGGGTTCCCATATTGAGTCTTTAGAAAATCAGAGAGCACAAATCAAAAGTTGTCAATTCATGACATGACACTGTCACAGAGACATTATATTATTAACCAACATCAAAGATTCAGCATGAGGAAATGATGTGAAACGGTGCCCTATAAACAATGACAGCCTTTGTGCACCTTTATAAAGTTGAGCAGACGGCGGAAGCCCCAAGGGACTGAGTAGAGCCACTCTGAACCAGGATCAGGCCAACGTGGGTCGACCAGCTCTGCTACATCCCGGTCGGAGAAGTAGGTGGAGCCACGGTTGAAAGGATAGTTCTTTTGGGTTATGTAGCGTGTGGTGAAGTGTCCCACACCTAGGAAATCAGAGGTGCCTTTGATGTAACTCTTCTCCTGAGAAGAAAAGGTGGGAAGGCGAGACGTTCCCAAACCCTGCTGCGCACTTTTCCTCCCTTGGATACAAAATTGTTATTAATATGCCAGATTGCGACATTCTTAACCTCACATATTCAACATCTCCTTAGCAACAGTACCTAtgaaatccttcatcacttgaggATAATCTCCATGAAAGATGGGTGTAGCAAACCAGCCTAGGTAAAACTGTACATATCTCTCTGCAGCCTCAATGTCCTTCTGGTTAGTGATGTCCACAGGCTCTCCCCAGTCCCCGGACAGTGAAATACCCACCATACCTAGAGAAGAAAGTAGCCAGAGGGTTCAGAGGGTGTGATTTTTAATAAACTTACAGATACTGGTTAGCTCATACCTCTTTGTTTGTTTCGCCACTGAGTATCGTAAGTGTGCCAAACCTTAGCATGTGCCTGTCAGTAAACCAACACAAACAGTACAGTATTGTACAACGCCTCCCTTCTCATATACTATGGTACAATATCACATCAAGGAAGTTAAGTGTTACCTTAATGATGTGGTGAGCTGCTCTGTAGGCCCCAGTGCCCCTGAGCTTCAGTCCTGGAGCATGTTCTCCAGTTTCATATCCTTCCACTGCCACTGACTGACAGACAGTGAGCATTAATAAGCTCATCCTTTACATATATCTTTAATTTGCTGTTATTAGATGAATAGAGTGAGCGTACCCATGGGTTATTAAAAGTTATCCAGTATTTGACACGGTCCCCATAGCGTTCAAAGCAAAGATTGGCAAAGTCGTTGAAATAATTAATCATACTGATGTTCTGCCATCCACCATATTTCTCCTGCAAAACCTGTCCAAATGAACAGACAAAATGATGAATGATAAAACCTTCCTAAAAAGGTTACAGACTGATCCATTATTTCTGCAGTCAATACAGTGGATGCATGAAATTCATTAAATGTGGATTCGCCTTTTTTACTTGTCAAATCTTGACAGATATTGTTGAAAAATAATGTTGAGAGGGTTGAGTGAATGTAAAATGAATCGAATTGGCTCTTTTTGGTTAGAAAATGAAGTAGGCTGTGAGGGACAGTTGATCTGTTCGTTATCTGAAGGTGCTGCCCCTTTagcaaaactatgactttatgTGGGCAAGAAAGCAGTTAAAGATAAGGATGTATGagatataaacatatataaagcAATGTACATACACAAATCACATTCTACCAAAGCAACTTATTAACGAATAAAGGAATTATCCGAAGGTACACGGACTTAAAACACATCCAACTTAAAACCGTTGCTAAATTTACGCGGGGAATTGTTCCGCTCTCACGTGAAACTCTCGATGGATTTTTGGATTTCACTATAGCAGCATTTCGTCGAGCAGCAGTTAAGTATGAATCACAATATCACGACTATTTTTAACACACGTTttccacagtttttgttttatttctgtagTAATTTCATTACACAACGTTGCGTTATCTGAACGGGCAAAAAGTCAAAAGCATTAAAGCCCATTAGTCTGCTGCCTCACAGCTTTGTTTTAGTTCgaataaaatatgctatttaagattattaaTCAAAACGTCCCAGAGAA is a genomic window containing:
- the lctlb gene encoding lactase-like b isoform X1 — encoded protein: MMLSHRVGRACHVLVLVLCLSAAEDFDWSANNHDSFYYGTFPNGFSWGAGSSAYQTEGAWDKDGKGLSIWDVFTHKKGKTFLNDTGDSSCEGYYKFKDDISLIKEMNLNHYRFSISWPRIMPTGIRSDHVNEKGVKYYSALIDELLEHNITPIVTLYHWDLPQVLQEKYGGWQNISMINYFNDFANLCFERYGDRVKYWITFNNPWSVAVEGYETGEHAPGLKLRGTGAYRAAHHIIKAHAKVWHTYDTQWRNKQRGMVGISLSGDWGEPVDITNQKDIEAAERYVQFYLGWFATPIFHGDYPQVMKDFIGRKSAQQGLGTSRLPTFSSQEKSYIKGTSDFLGVGHFTTRYITQKNYPFNRGSTYFSDRDVAELVDPRWPDPGSEWLYSVPWGFRRLLNFIKTQYGNPMIFITENGVSEKMMCTELCDNWRIQYYKGYINEMLKAIRDGVNVKGYTAWSLLDKFEWDEGYSERFGLYYVDFRSKNKPRYPKASVQFYKRIIKSNGFPNQREVENWKTKATETCSTSNQLLAAEEQRNTAANILRLIHDPLTSHMEMVTEVVVPTVCTLCILISAVFLMFLLRKRN
- the lctlb gene encoding lactase-like b isoform X2, translated to MMLSHRVGRACHVLVLVLCLSAAEDFDWSANNHDSFYYGTFPNGFSWGAGSSAYQTEGAWDKDGKGLSIWDVFTHKKGKTFLNDTGDSSCEGYYKFKDDISLIKEMNLNHYRFSISWPRIMPTGIRSDHVNEKGVKYYSALIDELLEHNITPIVTLYHWDLPQVLQEKYGGWQNISMINYFNDFANLCFERYGDRVKYWITFNNPWSVAVEGYETGEHAPGLKLRGTGAYRAAHHIIKAHAKVWHTYDTQWRNKQRGMVGISLSGDWGEPVDITNQKDIEAAERYVQFYLGWFATPIFHGDYPQVMKDFIGRKSAQQGLGTSRLPTFSSQEKSYIKGTSDFLGVGHFTTRYITQKNYPFNRGSTYFSDRDVAELVDPRWPDPGSEWLYSVPWGFRRLLNFIKTQYGNPMIFITENGVSEKMMCTELCDNWRIQYYKGYINEMLKAIRDGVNVKGYTAWSLLDKFEWDEGYSERFGLYYVDFRSKNKPRYPKASVQFYKRIIKSNGFPNQREVENWKTKATETCSTSNQLLAADPLTSHMEMVTEVVVPTVCTLCILISAVFLMFLLRKRN